The DNA window GTCTTTATAAATGTTTCAATTAAATCTTTAACATGacttattttatcatataaatcGTGATGTTCCTTATAATAATCCTCTATAGCGCTATTATAATTGATAGAATTAGATGAAAGGTTATTACATGTATCTTCTTTCATCCAATGTGAGGATGATCTGAGTTCATCATAAAactcataaaattcataTAAGTGTTT is part of the Plasmodium cynomolgi strain B DNA, scaffold: 0906, whole genome shotgun sequence genome and encodes:
- a CDS encoding hypothetical protein (putative); amino-acid sequence: MKIADYNRMKHLYEFYEFYDELRSSSHWMKEDTCNNLSSNSINYNSAIEDYYKEHHDLYDKISHVKDLIETFIKTHDLKCEENVYFRTQRKYLKGKYGKCVQALMKKEKGFTKKNHYCQWNKKIQDK